The Moorena producens PAL-8-15-08-1 genomic interval TTGAGCTAGACCATCGGTTAGTGTTCCAAACCGATTTTTATGGGGGTTGTGGGCTGGTTAATTATCTATGGTTAATTGTCCATGGTTCATTAGTGTTCATTAGTACTGTTGCAATGAACTATGAACCATTACTCTTATATTTTACCATAAGAGTAATGGCTGATTTAATGGCAGATAAACCAAATAATAGGCGGTTTTTCCAGGTCATTCCTATTTGAAAAGTTTTAACTAATAATTCTAGATAAAATTTGGTAATATTGCCATATAGATAAACCTACATTTTACCGGTAACAAATTTGATAGTTTTTTGTTTTGTTAATTTTTGGATTTAAAATAAGATTGATATTTGAATTTAATCAATAAAACTCCTAGTTCATAGATATCAATTCTTTGTTCAGTTTGTTATAAAAGTTTTTTTTAAAATAGATTTTATAGTTTTATCCTATACTATAGCCAACCATTTCCTCAAAGTAATCAAAATCTATATCAGTCTTTAGTTCAATCAATGACTATTCTGACACAGCCTGTTGTAGGATGTTTTTGGGTAAAGGAAAATAATTGGTACTTTTCAGGAGAGTTGTTAACGTCGATATCAATGGGATAGCGAAAATTATTAGAGCGATGCCGCAGAATCAGGTAATCACCAGGCTGGATACCTTTTCCTTGTCCTGCCATCTGACCCCTTCGTGATCAATGGAATCAAAGAAATAGTCACGTTGTCAGCATATGCGCTACGCGCATATGCTTACCAATAATGTGCTGATAGGGAGCCCGGTTAACTTCTTATAAGTCTTGGCTTTTCGTGACTTGAAAGTTGATCATTTTCAATTTTCAATTTTCAATTGTCAATTTTCAAGTCACAGCCATGGGCTCTACAGTATTAGAAGTGATTAACCGGACTTGGGATCAAGTCTTAGAATTTGAAGGTAGTTCTCAGAGCACCAATGAAGACATCCTCGTTATCACTGTCTCCAAAGGGAGCAGCAATCCAGATTAATCCGGGAGTAATCGAGATATTATCATTTAACTGATACTTGTAGAAGCCTTCAAGATGAATGGCGGTATCATCATCACCACCAACATAAGGCTCAGAACCGGCAACTATACCAAGTAAGTTACCTTCTTTGCCAAAGTCTGGTAATGCCAATCCTAGACCGTAGTACCAAATCTCAGCATCACCGTTGCCACCAGAAGCTTGTTCAGCATCGGTGTAGCCGCCATAGGCATTAATTACTAAATTGGGAGAGAATCGAAAAGAGGCTTCTACGCCGTAGGAGTTAGTGTTGGCAGTGACATCTGCTCCATCACCAAAGGGTGCCCTGGAGTTTTCAGTTCCCACACCTGTATCAAAGATAGCGTTGCCATCATCAAAGTCATTGAAGTAGGCACGAACGTAGGTGAAGGCTAACTGAAAGCTGTCGCTAGGGGAAAATGTTAACTGACCTAAGGCAGAAAACTCACCATTGAATAAACCCTGACCTTCAGAGGGATCAAAGGAATTGCCACCAAAGTAACCTGCACTCAATACTACCGCATCGGCGAGGCTAAAGTTGATGCCTAGTCCACCACCTGCGCCTAAACCAATTTTATAGATGGGGCTAGATTCAGCATAGCTGGAAAGAACACCGCTAGCGCCAGTGAAGTCATCCAGGTAGGGGCTGAGGGTGGGGACGAAATCTTGCCAAAGGGGAAAGGCAGCTGGGAGATAAACATCAATATTATCCCCAATCGGGAAGTAGTAGGCTAGCCAACCAATACCCAGGTCGTTACCGCTGTCGAAGCTGTAAGTAAAGGCACCTTGGTCTGTGCCATCAAAGGTAGCTGCATTACCGGCATCCAGACGGGTGTAGAGGGCATCTTTACCGGTGAAGCTGGAGACAAACGCTAAACGTACCCGGTCTTGAAACACGACTTGGTTGTCACTGTCTTCACCAAAGGCGTTGGCAATAGAGAAGACCACTTCCCCTTCTAGCTTGGTGGTGGTAGAAAACTGATGGTCTTCTAAAAATGCCACCCGTCCTTCTAAGTTATCTACTCGTGCACCGAGAGTAGCCAATTCTGATTCAAACTCCTGAATCAGCCGTTGCAGGGTTTCTAAGTCTTCACGAGTGATAAAATCTGCGGTAGACGCAGCAATTAAACGCTCAATCTGGTTCAAGCAAGCATTTAAACCAGCGGCAAATTCATACCGGGTTGTGGCGCGATTCCCGCGAAACGTGCGATTGGGATATCCTGCAATACAACCGTAGCGCTCTACCAAACTGCGTAGCGCTTCATAAGCCCAGTCTCCAGGAGATACATCACGCAGTTGGGAAACACTGGTGACTTGACCCATGGAAGCTGAGTCTTGTTTACTCTGTTTGATCAGTTTATCAACCGACACCTGCTTTGTTTGTGCAGGTATTTCCCCCAGGTTTACTGGGTCAAGGTTTGGTGAAACCTCTTGTGCGATCGCGACCTTGGATGCTGCCCATTGGGATACCAACATCAATGGACTCATCAGCAACATCGCGCGTAATTGTTTATTCATTCTTCTCACTCACACCTGTCATCAGTCTAATGGATGAAAGTAACAAAGCTCTGACCAGGTGTTTGTAGTCTTTGATACAAAAAATTACTTATATAGTTGACTTGTGACAGTACGCTGTCAGGACTTAGGCCAAGCTGCCCAGCAAACCCTATAACTAATAGCAATTCTTTACTTGTAAGCATATGCGCTACGCGCACGCTGCTTGAGGTGCCGTCAGGTATCAGCTAATGGGTTAGGTCAGATTTTATTTTGGCAAACTAATTACAAACTCGGCTCCCTGACCTGGTTCTGAAGCCACCTCAATTTTCCCCCGATGCTGGGTAATAATTTGGTAGCTAATGGCGAGACCCAAGCCAGTTCCCTGGCCTGGGTCTTTGGTAGTGAAAAATGGGTCAAATATCCGGTCTTTAATGGCTGCGGCAATCCCAGGGCCATTGTCAGCGATTCGGATAACTATCCAGTTTTGGTCAACTAGCTCCGTTTGAATCCGAATGGTGAAGACTGGGGATGGGCAAGATTCGACACTCTTGTGTTCTATAGCATCAAGGGCATTTTCCAAGATACTCAAAAATACCTGATTCAGTTGAGCTGGATAGCAATCCACCAAAGGTAAATCCCCATAGTGCTTGATCAGCTCAATCCCTGGCTTGAGGCGGTTGCTGAGCAGAACGAGGGTATTGTCAATTCCTTCATGGATGTTAACCGGTTTGAGATCGGCTTCATCCAATCGGGAAAAATTCCTCATCGAAAGCACAATTTCACGAATGCGCTCAGCTCCCCCTTTCATGGAAGCGATGATTTTAGGCAAGTCTTGGGCCAAAAATTCCAGATCAATCTCTTCGAGCCGATTTTTAATCTCTGGGTCAGGGTTGGGATAATACTGCTGATAGAGTTCCACCAGAGAGAGTAAATCCTCAATATAATCGCTGGCAAAGAACAGATTGCCGTAGATAAAGTTAATCGGATTGTTCATTTCATGGGCAATACCAGCGACCATCGTACCCAAACTGGACATTTTTTCGTTTTGAATCAGCTGGATTTCCGTTTGCTGGAGTTCCTGGGTGTAGTCAGCCATACCATGAATCAGCTGATTGAGTGATTTTGCTAAGACACCCACTTCATCTCGGGTGGTGACTGGTGCTTGCAGGGTAAAGTTAGACTCCTGTTTGACCTGTTCGGTGATCTGAGTCAGACTTTTGATTCGCTGTGCGATCGCATTACTGGTATGAATAGCTAATAGGATTGCGATCGCAACTGAGGCAATCATACTGCTGAGGATGATCCCAAAGCACAACTGATCAGCACGGTTAAGGGCGCTCAACCCTTGCTGCTGTTTGACTTGAGCTGCTCTAATCAACTGGTCTGACTTCTCAAAAAAGCGTTCTAGGGCAGTGGTTAATTCAGGATTGTTCTGTGGCAACAGTTGGGTTTGGGCGAGTTTAAGCTGATCATCAGGTGCGACCGGTGGCGAATCTAATTCGCCACGTAAGAGCGCACCTAACAACAGGGATTGAATGAGAGTGTTGTAGGAATCAATAATGATCCTGTAGGTCTTCAGTAAATCCAGTAACTGATTGGTATTAATATGAGCACAGGTCTCAAACTCTCTGACAAACCCTTCCCGTTCCAAAAGCAGTTGCTGAGCTTGGTCAATTTTCTCTTGAACCAGCTGTAGGTCTCTCAAGGTAACAGCAAAAGGGTAGGGATAGGAACGTAAGTCTAAAATCGCGATTTGTAAATTCTTCAGCAGATGTTCTTGTTTTTGGGCACGAGTGAGTTCAGCTAGTGCTGCCTTTTGGTAATGCTGGCCAATCCCTAATCCAGTCGTTGTTCCCAAAATTGCCAAACCAATGGAGAGTGCATAGCCCACAAAAACTTTCTGCCGAATGCTCGCACTGGCTAGGAATTGATTGATCCAGCTGATTCTGGATGCCCCTGAGTTAAGGTGACATCCAGTGTGAAATCCTTGGAAATTCTCCCCTGACAAAGCTTAAATCTCGCCAAATGTTAGCCGATGAGTCGAAGCGTGTTTATTAATACACCAACCTTAGGTGCGACCCGAAGGTGGGACCCGAAGGTGGGCGCCCACCAAAGCGCGAATTTAATTCGCCTACGGAAAGCGCACCTAATTGTCAATCTGTACACTGAGTTACAAGACAACCGTAAGTTTATAAGTTGAGCAATAAAGCTT includes:
- a CDS encoding iron uptake porin, whose product is MNKQLRAMLLMSPLMLVSQWAASKVAIAQEVSPNLDPVNLGEIPAQTKQVSVDKLIKQSKQDSASMGQVTSVSQLRDVSPGDWAYEALRSLVERYGCIAGYPNRTFRGNRATTRYEFAAGLNACLNQIERLIAASTADFITREDLETLQRLIQEFESELATLGARVDNLEGRVAFLEDHQFSTTTKLEGEVVFSIANAFGEDSDNQVVFQDRVRLAFVSSFTGKDALYTRLDAGNAATFDGTDQGAFTYSFDSGNDLGIGWLAYYFPIGDNIDVYLPAAFPLWQDFVPTLSPYLDDFTGASGVLSSYAESSPIYKIGLGAGGGLGINFSLADAVVLSAGYFGGNSFDPSEGQGLFNGEFSALGQLTFSPSDSFQLAFTYVRAYFNDFDDGNAIFDTGVGTENSRAPFGDGADVTANTNSYGVEASFRFSPNLVINAYGGYTDAEQASGGNGDAEIWYYGLGLALPDFGKEGNLLGIVAGSEPYVGGDDDTAIHLEGFYKYQLNDNISITPGLIWIAAPFGDSDNEDVFIGALRTTFKF
- a CDS encoding sensor histidine kinase, whose product is MSGENFQGFHTGCHLNSGASRISWINQFLASASIRQKVFVGYALSIGLAILGTTTGLGIGQHYQKAALAELTRAQKQEHLLKNLQIAILDLRSYPYPFAVTLRDLQLVQEKIDQAQQLLLEREGFVREFETCAHINTNQLLDLLKTYRIIIDSYNTLIQSLLLGALLRGELDSPPVAPDDQLKLAQTQLLPQNNPELTTALERFFEKSDQLIRAAQVKQQQGLSALNRADQLCFGIILSSMIASVAIAILLAIHTSNAIAQRIKSLTQITEQVKQESNFTLQAPVTTRDEVGVLAKSLNQLIHGMADYTQELQQTEIQLIQNEKMSSLGTMVAGIAHEMNNPINFIYGNLFFASDYIEDLLSLVELYQQYYPNPDPEIKNRLEEIDLEFLAQDLPKIIASMKGGAERIREIVLSMRNFSRLDEADLKPVNIHEGIDNTLVLLSNRLKPGIELIKHYGDLPLVDCYPAQLNQVFLSILENALDAIEHKSVESCPSPVFTIRIQTELVDQNWIVIRIADNGPGIAAAIKDRIFDPFFTTKDPGQGTGLGLAISYQIITQHRGKIEVASEPGQGAEFVISLPK